One genomic region from Croceicoccus sp. YJ47 encodes:
- a CDS encoding ATP-dependent endonuclease, which yields MQLKQIRVQNFRSLKDVTIDVGAHTALIGGNGAGKSSVLKALQAFYSTSKKLPSDDFYGRDENLEVSIELTYNQLTPLEAESFASRVRNGELVVTRIFDQTASTGRYHGSVLQNSDFVPIRGLIQAGPRRDAYRDLRNNNPAYAGLPAVTSATQADDAMSAWEEANPEALELHLDDGQFFGFQNASRGALQRHTTFVFVSAVRDASVDATDGKSSAVGQLLELLVRSAIQQRQEIQAFKQEMAERYQELVSPENMPELGVLADNLTRDLRNLYEDAAVGMDWRAVEEFPVPLPMADVELSDDGFGAPVDRQGHGLQRAFIFTILQHLARSTVLAGNEVEEEEPEGEQTPVPQLILAIEEPELYQHPTKQRHLADVLRGLSNGTLPGADARTQILFATHSPFFVSLGHADEIRLARKIAIEECEFKICDLQSLSLDAAATRLEAAWQKDPGTFTGATLMPRLHILGAELSEGYFAQGVILVEGRSDKAALEAAARMLNVNFASAGIAILSAEGKENLDRPYVIFTELGVPVYTIWDCDGHKNANNAHPATNLALARLCDLTGDIEEAPTETTVEASYAHFQDSLERTLKSEIGEAELQQYLQAACAPLELPANGETQKIPEVMFQTLSLARENGKESAILNSIVQRAWTHLTGQNL from the coding sequence TTGCAGCTAAAACAGATCCGGGTCCAGAACTTCCGATCATTGAAAGACGTGACGATTGACGTCGGTGCCCATACTGCGCTGATTGGTGGGAACGGCGCTGGTAAGTCCAGTGTCCTAAAAGCATTACAGGCCTTCTATTCGACATCGAAGAAACTGCCTTCCGACGATTTCTACGGTCGCGATGAAAATCTAGAGGTAAGTATCGAGCTGACTTACAATCAGCTTACGCCTCTTGAGGCTGAAAGCTTTGCGAGCAGGGTGCGCAATGGCGAGCTGGTCGTCACACGCATCTTTGATCAAACTGCATCGACAGGGCGATACCATGGTTCGGTTCTTCAAAATTCCGACTTCGTTCCGATCCGAGGACTCATACAAGCAGGTCCTCGCCGTGACGCTTATAGGGATCTCCGCAACAACAACCCAGCATATGCAGGCCTGCCTGCCGTTACCAGCGCAACGCAAGCCGATGACGCCATGTCGGCGTGGGAGGAGGCGAATCCCGAAGCCTTGGAGCTTCATTTGGATGATGGTCAATTCTTCGGATTCCAGAATGCGAGCAGAGGAGCATTGCAGCGCCATACGACCTTCGTCTTTGTGTCCGCAGTTCGGGACGCTTCCGTTGACGCGACCGACGGGAAGAGCTCGGCGGTAGGACAGCTTCTTGAGTTGCTCGTCAGAAGCGCAATCCAGCAACGTCAGGAGATCCAGGCTTTCAAGCAGGAGATGGCAGAGCGCTATCAGGAATTGGTATCACCGGAGAATATGCCAGAACTCGGCGTTCTCGCAGACAACCTCACCCGAGATTTGCGCAATCTCTACGAGGACGCAGCGGTAGGCATGGATTGGCGAGCGGTCGAGGAATTTCCAGTTCCTCTCCCGATGGCAGATGTGGAGCTATCTGATGATGGTTTCGGAGCCCCAGTCGATCGTCAGGGCCATGGTCTGCAACGCGCTTTCATTTTCACGATCTTGCAGCATTTAGCTCGCTCGACGGTTCTGGCCGGGAACGAGGTGGAAGAGGAGGAGCCCGAAGGCGAACAGACGCCAGTTCCGCAGCTCATCTTGGCGATCGAAGAACCTGAACTCTATCAGCATCCCACAAAACAACGTCATTTAGCGGACGTTTTGCGAGGATTGAGCAACGGCACGTTGCCGGGTGCCGATGCGCGGACTCAGATTCTATTTGCAACGCACTCACCGTTCTTCGTCTCGCTCGGGCATGCCGACGAGATACGCTTAGCTCGAAAAATTGCGATCGAAGAGTGTGAGTTCAAAATCTGCGATCTGCAATCGCTTTCCCTAGATGCCGCAGCGACACGTTTGGAGGCGGCTTGGCAGAAGGATCCGGGCACCTTTACCGGCGCGACCCTGATGCCCCGTCTGCATATTCTCGGTGCAGAGTTGAGTGAGGGCTATTTCGCCCAAGGCGTGATCCTCGTCGAAGGGAGGAGCGACAAGGCAGCTCTGGAAGCGGCTGCCCGAATGCTTAATGTAAATTTCGCTTCGGCGGGCATCGCTATCTTGTCAGCCGAAGGCAAGGAAAATCTGGACCGACCTTATGTGATTTTTACCGAGCTCGGCGTGCCGGTCTACACGATCTGGGATTGCGATGGGCACAAGAACGCAAACAACGCTCACCCAGCTACGAACCTAGCGCTTGCGCGGCTCTGCGATCTGACAGGGGACATCGAGGAAGCTCCCACAGAGACCACGGTCGAAGCGAGTTACGCACACTTCCAAGACTCTCTGGAGCGCACTTTGAAGAGCGAAATCGGCGAGGCAGAACTTCAGCAGTATCTCCAAGCAGCGTGTGCGCCACTTGAACTGCCGGCTAACGGAGAAACTCAAAAGATTCCCGAAGTGATGTTCCAAACTCTTTCGCTTGCGAGAGAAAACGGAAAAGAGTCGGCTATTCTCAATTCCATTGTCCAGCGTGCCTGGACACACCTCACAGGTCAAAATCTCTAG
- a CDS encoding AAA family ATPase, whose amino-acid sequence MSLQLERIVATNFRKFRDPMVIEGLGSGLNIVIEPNETGKSTLLEALRAGLFVRHGTKNQLAQSFMPFGENVAPEVEIEFQIDEERWHVAKKFLKSPALEVRGPKGRTSGDAAEEQLQALLGFERSTSRDADLDSYGALGLLWVGQGDALSVKAPGEIVRNSVRSTLEAEVGSIMGGATHDAVRASVDKQFADYWTPGGSIGGRQKSARDAAQTARDAADQAASDLAALERSFSELADKQARIKVLKRELADEHDVRARADLVKSLETARAAALMLGQRKAERSAAQADADALGEFAERHKTAVSAKSEATDALADANSKRAEVEAEVADAKKKEESAKQALSSARDARAAARSALGHARLLATAASQHSAIADAKSRHEKLVELEAELAEARKIEASGVDPQTMKSLESLQRDVATASAELSAGSTTIELVGEASHITVDGDEFGNGTRTIIEETRIGLGGGAELIVKPPRGTASAQAQLDNLNARLKTELSQIGVASVSEARNRVDAARDAKASIAALDARIEAITPAVPAVEVGAGADALRRFVASIADSDTVAPATIPDLAELEKCFEDAEDGLATADGTHQAALEALRKAEEKDRPLATAETSARSTLASAEQQIATIEADPRFANLDAELLAARKKAASADVAWQKAQENAGSLDPDAIERQIEKIDKRAESARTQATELQLEIARLEATIETEGGKGLAEAAAKAEEEAEAAQRLFDRVSEEATTVKLLRDTLEDARLETSRTYVGPIARRAKRHIERLLPGCDLSFTEDLQLHSITRAGTEEGCSNLSRGTQEQLAVLTRLAFADMLLEKGRPVSLILDDPLAYSDDARLDLMSDILTEAAERMQVILLTCRERAFRHLGGTHIAIG is encoded by the coding sequence GCGCCGGCCTCTTCGTCCGGCACGGTACGAAAAACCAGCTTGCGCAATCCTTCATGCCATTCGGCGAAAACGTAGCGCCCGAGGTCGAAATTGAGTTTCAGATCGACGAAGAGCGTTGGCACGTCGCCAAGAAATTCCTCAAATCGCCAGCACTTGAAGTCCGGGGGCCGAAAGGACGCACTTCAGGCGATGCGGCGGAAGAACAATTACAGGCGCTGCTTGGGTTCGAGCGCAGCACGAGCCGTGATGCCGATCTGGACTCCTACGGTGCCTTAGGTTTGCTCTGGGTCGGACAAGGTGATGCGCTTTCCGTAAAGGCGCCGGGTGAAATCGTGCGGAACAGCGTACGCTCAACCTTGGAAGCGGAAGTTGGCTCGATCATGGGTGGGGCGACGCACGATGCCGTACGTGCCTCCGTCGACAAGCAATTCGCCGATTACTGGACTCCAGGCGGTTCGATTGGGGGCCGACAAAAATCGGCACGTGATGCTGCGCAAACGGCGCGAGATGCAGCGGATCAGGCCGCCTCCGATCTCGCCGCGTTGGAACGTTCCTTCTCAGAGCTTGCCGACAAACAAGCGCGTATCAAGGTTCTGAAACGTGAATTGGCGGACGAACACGATGTACGAGCGCGTGCCGATCTCGTGAAGTCTCTCGAAACAGCCCGGGCAGCCGCCTTGATGCTCGGCCAGCGCAAAGCCGAACGCTCGGCGGCACAGGCAGATGCCGACGCGCTTGGCGAGTTCGCGGAACGCCATAAAACTGCTGTATCAGCGAAGTCAGAAGCCACTGATGCATTAGCCGATGCAAATTCAAAACGGGCGGAAGTCGAGGCGGAAGTCGCGGACGCGAAGAAGAAAGAAGAGAGCGCGAAGCAAGCGCTGTCATCGGCCCGCGATGCCCGCGCAGCCGCACGATCCGCGTTAGGACACGCCCGGCTGCTCGCCACCGCCGCTTCTCAACATTCGGCAATCGCTGACGCGAAAAGTCGACATGAAAAGCTCGTCGAGCTGGAGGCAGAGCTTGCTGAAGCAAGAAAGATCGAAGCGTCTGGCGTCGATCCCCAAACGATGAAGTCGCTGGAATCCCTCCAACGGGACGTCGCGACCGCCTCTGCCGAGCTATCTGCTGGCTCAACCACCATCGAACTGGTCGGCGAAGCATCCCACATTACTGTCGATGGGGATGAATTTGGCAACGGCACGCGAACGATCATTGAGGAAACCAGGATTGGTCTCGGCGGTGGCGCCGAACTGATCGTCAAACCGCCGCGCGGGACAGCGAGTGCGCAAGCGCAGCTGGACAATCTAAACGCACGGCTCAAAACGGAGCTGTCTCAGATCGGTGTCGCGAGTGTTTCGGAAGCGCGCAATCGTGTTGACGCCGCTCGTGATGCGAAAGCAAGTATCGCCGCGCTCGATGCGCGTATCGAAGCAATCACCCCCGCCGTGCCGGCAGTAGAAGTTGGTGCTGGGGCTGATGCATTGAGGAGATTCGTCGCGTCAATCGCTGACAGCGACACGGTGGCACCTGCTACAATTCCCGACCTAGCTGAATTGGAGAAGTGTTTCGAAGATGCTGAGGATGGTCTCGCGACCGCCGATGGCACTCACCAGGCTGCACTTGAAGCCTTGCGAAAGGCTGAAGAGAAGGACCGCCCACTCGCCACAGCAGAAACCTCGGCACGCTCCACTCTCGCTAGCGCCGAGCAGCAGATTGCAACAATCGAAGCAGACCCGCGCTTCGCAAACTTGGATGCGGAACTGCTCGCCGCGCGCAAGAAAGCAGCCAGTGCGGATGTCGCATGGCAAAAGGCTCAGGAGAATGCTGGTTCTCTCGATCCCGACGCCATAGAACGACAAATAGAGAAGATCGACAAGCGCGCGGAGTCAGCCCGAACGCAAGCCACCGAACTTCAGCTGGAGATCGCGAGACTTGAAGCCACAATTGAAACCGAAGGCGGAAAAGGCCTCGCCGAAGCAGCAGCAAAGGCAGAGGAAGAGGCGGAAGCTGCGCAAAGGTTATTCGATCGCGTGAGCGAAGAAGCTACAACAGTGAAACTGTTGCGCGACACGCTCGAAGATGCGCGTTTAGAGACCTCCCGTACTTATGTTGGACCCATTGCTCGCAGGGCAAAACGCCACATTGAGCGGCTTCTGCCCGGATGTGACCTGTCGTTCACAGAAGATCTCCAGCTGCATTCGATCACTCGGGCAGGAACTGAGGAAGGATGTTCCAACCTATCCCGCGGAACGCAGGAGCAACTCGCAGTCCTAACACGGTTGGCCTTCGCCGACATGCTCCTCGAAAAGGGACGACCGGTATCCTTGATCCTCGATGACCCGCTAGCCTATTCCGACGATGCTAGACTGGATCTGATGAGTGATATTCTGACTGAAGCTGCTGAGCGGATGCAAGTAATCCTTCTCACGTGTCGGGAGCGAGCTTTTCGACACCTTGGCGGCACGCACATCGCAATTGGTTGA